A part of Girardinichthys multiradiatus isolate DD_20200921_A chromosome 12, DD_fGirMul_XY1, whole genome shotgun sequence genomic DNA contains:
- the slc7a4 gene encoding cationic amino acid transporter 4: MVTCSRGCAPAVRLCQRLNRLKTLDGDMMATSLKRCLSTLDLTLMGLGGMVGSGLYVLTGTVAKDKAGPAVIISFIFAGIASLLAAFCYAEFGARFPKTGSAYMFTYVSMGEVWAFLIGWNVILENMIGGAAVARAWSGYLDSIFNHAIQNFTETHIMQWNVPFLAHYPDLLAAGILVVASVFISFGVQVSSYLNHIFSTVSMGVIAFILVFGFMLADPANWSQDQGGFAPYGMSGILAGSATCFYAFVGFDVIASSSEEAKNPQKAVPVATAISLGLAATAYILVSCVLTLIVPWHTLDPNSALADAFFRRGYSWAGIVVAVGSICAMNTVLLCNLFSLPRIVYAMAEDGLFFSIFARVNPVTKVPVNAILVFGILMACMALIFDLEALVQFLSIGTLLAYTFVAASVIVLRFQPEKTNSKDTATPSPNANAEVSPAPSESQTITEDSEEPKQYESFSDKLQLVERQKTRERRGVGQLKAYWEPYLDRLLGDCEPGEVVAFCVMTLIVSSVSLCAVLEFGNEQLQFPVWCFAMLLVIFTLGYVLSLALIWIHEPQRNNQTFQVPLVPLIPGASILFNVFLMMKLNLLTWIRFTVWIAIGLLVYFGYGIWHSKEGLRDFQPKDMAAHYVVLPSGSLVETVQSIQPDGQVVTSAHHISSSAAPTDAGAPGNR, from the exons ATGGTAACTTGTTCGAGGGGCTGTGCGCCGGCTGTGCGCCTTTGTCAAAGACTAAACCGGCTCAAGACGCTCGATGGTGACATGATGGCTACTTCCCTGAAGCGCTGCCTCTCCACACTCGACCTGACTCTGATGGGTCTTGGTGGTATGGTTGGCTCTGGCCTTTATGTCCTGACGGGAACGGTGGCTAAAGACAAGGCTGGACCAGCTGTCATCATATCCTTCATTTTTGCAGGTATCGCTTCTCTACTGGCTGCCTTCTGTTATGCAGAGTTTGGAGCACGATTCCCTAAAACAGGATCTGCATATATGTTTACCTATGTATCCATGGGAGAAGTGTGGGCCTTTCTCATTGGCTGGAATGTGATTCTGGAAAACATGATTGGTGGTGCTGCTGTAGCACGGGCCTGGAGTGGCTATTTAGACTCAATTTTTAACCATGCTATCCAGAActtcacagaaacacacatcaTGCAGTGGAATGTGCCCTTTCTTGCCCATTACCCTGACCTCCTGGCTGCAGGAATTCTTGTAGTGGCCTCTGTCTTTATTTCCTTTGGAGTTCAGGTGTCCTCTTATCTGAACCACATCTTCTCCACTGTCAGTATGGGTGTCATTGCTTTCATCTTGGTCTTTGGCTTCATGCTCGCCGATCCTGCCAACTGGAGCCAGGATCAAGGTGGCTTTGCGCCTTATGGGATGTCAGGGATCCTGGCAGGCTCGGCCACATGCTTCTATGCTTTTGTAGGCTTTGATGTGATTGCATCCTCAAGTGAGGAGGCAAAGAATCCTCAAAAGGCTGTTCCAGTTGCCACTGCTATTTCTCTTGGACTCGCAGCGACAGCCTACATCCTGGTCTCCTGCGTTCTCACATTAATAGTACCCTGGCATACTCTGGACCCTAACTCAGCCCTGGCTGATGCTTTCTTCCGGCGTGGCTACAGCTGGGCTGGAATTGTTGTGGCTGTAGGGTCCATCTGTG cCATGAACACTGTGCTTCTCTGTAATCTCTTCTCCCTTCCTCGGATTGTATACGCCATGGCAGAGGATGGATTGTTCTTCTCCATTTTCGCCAGGGTCAATCCAGTCACCAAAGTTCCGGTAAACGCTATTCTGGTGTTTGGAATCCTAATGGCCTGCATGGCTTTGATCTTTGACCTTGAGGCCTTGGTGCAGTTCCTGTCTATCGGGACTCTCCTTGCGTACACCTTTGTGGCAGCGAGCGTTATCGTGCTGCGCTTTCAGCCGGAGAAGACCAACTCCAAGGACACTGCCACCCCTTCTCCTAACGCCAATGCGGAGGTGTCTCCTGCTCCCTCAGAGTCACAGACCATAACTGAAGACAGCGAGGAGCCCAAGCAGTACGAGTCTTTCTCTGACAAACTCCAGCTGGTGGAGAGGCAGAAGACAAGAGAGCGGCGTGGGGTGGGGCAGCTGAAGGCCTACTGGGAACCCTACCTGGACAGGCTGCTGGGGGACTGTGAACCAGGCGAAGTGGTGGCTTTTTGTGTGATGACCCTGATTGTGAGCTCAGTATCCCTCTGTGCTGTGCTGGAGTTTGGAAATGAACAGCTACAGTTCCCAGTCTGGTGTTTTGCAATGCTTCTGGTGATTTTTACCTTAGGTTATGTTCTCAGTCTGGCACTTATATGGATTCATGAGCCACAAAGAAACAACCAAACATTCCAG GTACCTTTGGTTCCACTAATTCCGGGAGCCAGTATCCTCTTCAACGTATTCCTGATGATGAAGCTAAACCTTCTGACCTGGATTCGATTTACAGTGTGGATTGCTATAG GTCTCCTTGTGTATTTTGGCTATGGGATCTGGCACAGTAAGGAGGGACTGAGGGACTTTCAGCCCAAAGACATGGCTGCCCACTATGTGGTTCTACCCAGCGGCAGCCTCGTGGAAACAGTGCAGTCCATTCAGCCCGACGGTCAAGTGGTCACCTCAGCGCACCATATCAGCTCTTCTGCTGCCCCGACAGATGCCGGGGCTCCTGGGAACAGATAA